One genomic window of Phalacrocorax aristotelis chromosome 23, bGulAri2.1, whole genome shotgun sequence includes the following:
- the LOC142067668 gene encoding uncharacterized protein LOC142067668, protein MSRLADSYCSAAHPPHTSHAAADTTTGGQYSRPSHNAETGTLGYSVCHPGVQQRGGGMGDPVLWKHAGANARVRPAGTLSSLLSPALASGTVPAAGGNKQSDASDGTFPLREGAAGRLHPTSGHPPPMLSIPWPCGSSLCPQPSYAGHLPPAVERSGSGSLRDALDGCPLPAWLPSPCPAAAGLASSAGSATASLQRDFPGNVPSSRVWHQRPTQQTPSLSRWPVSGKERSRPPAAPSHPLPFSAWQHHSWGSFLSRPPTRGRMVPSCLQPSRSPRGPARSPAQKSHRWQDPAMDRRTPGSPRSLPSATLTREVMRPELTTMALTPTSVRGTETGMDPRVRSGGSSHRQQGVTPILQCMVWGGPQGEPPAPSPTPGAAFPRRSPQGAGCHHAPSQPMLPPSSQTSLSPPAPPQHRDPVCSPSVTPGSSVPTCRDRTAHTASVGRPQAQSCHRLSLHTPFHNHPPKNHHPGSRRQGSRTPPRCPPCPVKQSRSITSQPLPDPNPSSRRS, encoded by the coding sequence ATGTCCCGCCTGGCCGACAGCTACTGCAGTGCTGCTCACCCTCCACACACTTCACACGCAGCCGCAGACACAACCACAGGTGGACAGTACAGTCGGCCATCCCACAACGCTGAAACAGGCACCCTGGGGTACAGCGTGTGCCACCCTGGGGTACAGCAAcgagggggtgggatgggggatcCTGTGCTCTGGAAACATGCGGGTGCTAATGCCCGAGTGAGACCTGCAGGAACGCTGTCATCACTGCTGTCCCCTGCCCTCGCCTCGGGAACCgtcccagcagctggagggaaCAAACAGTCGGATGCAAGTGACGGGACATTTCCTCTCCGCGAGGGCGCAGCCGGACGCCTGCATCCCACCTCCGGCCACCCTCCGCCCATGCTCAGCATCCCCTGGCCCTGCGGCagctccctctgtccccagccctccTACGCTGGCCACCTCCCGCCCGCGGTGGAGCGGAGCGGCTCCGGGTCCCTCCGGGATGCGCTGGACGGctgccctctgcctgcctggctgccctcGCCCTGCCCGGCCGCAGCAGGACTTGCCAGCTCGGCCGGCTCCGCCACGGCCTCCCTCCAGAGAGACTTTCCAGGAAATGTCCCCTCCAGCCGGGTCTGGCACCAAAGGCCAACCCAACAAACTCCCAGCCTTTCCCGGTGGCCGGTCAGCGGGAAGGAGCGGAGCCgtcccccagctgcccccagccacCCACTCCCGTTCTCTGCCTGGCAGCACCACTCCTGGGGGTCCTTCTTGTCACGTCCCCCCACGAGGGGACGCATGGTCCCGTCCTGCCTGCAACCCTCCCGCAGCCCCCGTGGGCCAGCCAGGAGCCCAGCGCAGAAGAGCCATCGCTGGCAGGACCCGGCCATGGACCGCAGGACTCCCGGGTCCCCGCGTAGCCTCCCCAGTGCCACCCTCACCAGGGAGGTGATGCGACCAGAGCTGACCACCATGGCCCTGACTCCCACCTCTGTGCGAGGCACAGAGACAGGGATGGACCCTCGTGTGAGGTCAGGGGGAAGCAGCCATCGCCAGCAAGGGGTGACCCCCATTCTTCAGTGCATGGTCTGGGGGGGGCCTCAAggagagcccccagcccccagccccactcctgGAGCAGCTTTTCCACGGAGGTCCCCTCAAGGAGCAGGATGCCACCATGCACCCAGCCAGCCgatgctccctccctcctcccagacCTCTTTGTCTCCCCCGGCCCCACCCCAGCACCGAGACCCTGTTTGCAGCCCCTCCGTGACACCCGGCTCCTCTGTCCCCACATGCAGGGACAGGACGGCACACACCGCCTCGGTGGGGCGTCCCCAAGCCCAGAGCTGCCATCGCCTCTCACTCCACACCCCATTCCATAACCATCCACCCAAAAATCACCATCCTGGCTCCCGCCGCCAGGGCAGCCGCACCCCCCCTCgctgcccaccctgcccagTTAAGCAGAGCAGATCCATCACGTCTCAACCCCTCCCTGACCCAAATCCCAGCAGCCGAAGAAGCTGA